In a genomic window of Nodosilinea sp. E11:
- a CDS encoding DUF3685 domain-containing protein, whose translation MTAAPLRLMLVDEDPVFRLGLRIWLEQTAGYEVVAEASQGTDALAILASRAALGAPPEPPPDWPPESSPDWTEAWATPDDGPQPDLDLVILDLGLGAGRPDQLPGLHLCADIKARYPTLPVLVLSAQAEPVLEAAAQQMGADGFGARGMAVGDLGRLIQQLAGPRPEIPAPDLPGPESAEREQSGRLPSAASPNPIRPGPRPPSPPLREVVPTAIAPSVGPLTALRFNLRRSSVQQIDAVMAQIEVEQRRGRGTLLSEAMLAGRYRELKAARWLVRRLLATPSLSNPRPPGRAERPERGLGAKSIAPAQGGGRPPRQSPTDGPAGVPDEALVAASGAAAVASDGPLEPVFGQRLALNQGDLATLIFERVFNHLQGLLDNTSGIPLETDILRDDKKRELLYLTLRKFEDALDNLRQAGVPPGQLAESSTLVLQDLWQATVTDYFGRYYTLQVGNLEQPVVPTLLVEAPVVKAAILDRLPLVPMLLGHLLFNEPMVVDGALYEAATPEAIARSQALLEHLLIQMANAVVQPLLNHFADVELLKKNLYQRRMMTSRDLERFRNDLSWRYRWDGLINEPRAIFESQHRLFGFTERGIQSDLIYVPRRDELEQLSGLQRAVTLAVEARDAVAPRFRSAISLVGSGIVYVLTDVIGRGIGLIGRGILRGVGGGWRDPRYRRDNQAGDLRE comes from the coding sequence ATGACGGCGGCCCCCCTGCGACTCATGCTAGTGGACGAAGACCCGGTATTTCGCCTGGGTCTACGCATTTGGCTGGAGCAAACCGCCGGCTACGAGGTGGTGGCCGAGGCTAGCCAAGGAACCGATGCCCTGGCGATTTTGGCCAGCCGCGCCGCCCTGGGGGCACCGCCGGAGCCGCCCCCAGACTGGCCCCCCGAATCGTCGCCGGACTGGACCGAGGCCTGGGCCACCCCAGACGATGGACCCCAGCCTGACCTCGACCTAGTGATTCTCGATCTGGGGTTAGGGGCCGGACGCCCCGACCAGCTGCCGGGGCTGCACCTCTGTGCCGATATTAAAGCCCGCTACCCCACCCTGCCGGTGCTGGTGCTCAGCGCCCAGGCCGAACCCGTGCTAGAAGCCGCTGCCCAACAGATGGGGGCCGACGGGTTTGGGGCTAGGGGCATGGCCGTGGGCGACCTGGGTCGGCTAATTCAGCAGTTGGCTGGGCCGAGGCCCGAAATTCCTGCGCCTGACCTTCCTGGGCCTGAAAGTGCTGAACGCGAACAGTCAGGGCGGTTACCCTCCGCTGCCAGTCCCAACCCCATCCGGCCAGGGCCACGTCCGCCATCGCCCCCGCTGCGAGAGGTGGTCCCCACCGCCATCGCCCCGTCCGTCGGCCCCTTAACAGCCCTGCGCTTTAACCTGCGGCGATCGTCAGTACAGCAGATTGATGCGGTGATGGCCCAAATTGAGGTCGAGCAGCGCCGGGGGCGAGGCACCCTGTTGTCGGAGGCGATGCTGGCCGGGCGCTACCGAGAACTCAAAGCCGCCCGCTGGCTGGTGCGTAGACTGCTGGCCACCCCTAGCCTAAGCAACCCCAGGCCACCGGGCAGGGCCGAACGGCCTGAGCGCGGCCTGGGGGCAAAGAGTATTGCCCCGGCCCAGGGCGGTGGTCGTCCCCCGAGACAGTCTCCTACCGATGGGCCGGCGGGCGTTCCCGATGAGGCCCTGGTTGCCGCTTCGGGAGCGGCGGCAGTTGCTAGCGATGGTCCCCTAGAGCCGGTGTTTGGCCAGCGCCTGGCCCTGAACCAGGGCGACCTGGCAACCCTGATATTTGAGCGAGTATTTAACCATCTGCAAGGGTTGCTCGACAACACCAGCGGCATACCGCTCGAAACCGACATTCTGCGAGATGACAAAAAGCGGGAGCTGCTTTACCTCACCCTGCGCAAGTTCGAAGACGCCCTCGACAACCTGCGTCAGGCTGGGGTGCCACCGGGGCAGCTAGCCGAAAGCAGCACCTTGGTCCTACAAGACCTGTGGCAGGCCACGGTGACCGACTATTTTGGGCGCTACTACACCCTCCAGGTGGGTAATCTCGAACAGCCGGTGGTGCCCACCCTACTAGTCGAAGCACCGGTGGTGAAAGCAGCCATTCTCGATCGCTTGCCCCTGGTGCCAATGCTGCTGGGACACCTGCTGTTTAACGAACCGATGGTGGTAGACGGGGCGCTTTACGAGGCGGCTACCCCTGAGGCCATAGCCCGTAGCCAGGCGCTGTTAGAGCACCTGCTGATTCAGATGGCCAACGCCGTGGTGCAGCCGCTGCTCAACCATTTCGCCGATGTGGAGCTGCTCAAAAAGAACCTCTACCAGCGCCGGATGATGACCAGCCGCGATCTAGAGCGCTTTCGCAACGACCTCTCCTGGCGCTACCGATGGGATGGGCTAATTAACGAACCCAGGGCCATTTTTGAAAGTCAGCATCGGTTGTTTGGCTTTACCGAACGGGGCATTCAAAGCGACCTGATCTACGTGCCCCGCCGCGACGAGCTAGAGCAGCTCTCGGGGTTACAGCGGGCGGTGACCCTGGCGGTAGAGGCCCGCGATGCGGTGGCTCCCCGATTTCGCTCGGCGATATCGCTGGTGGGCAGCGGCATTGTGTACGTGCTCACCGATGTGATTGGCCGCGGCATTGGGCTAATTGGCCGGGGCATTTTGCGAGGGGTAGGGGGTGGCTGGCGCGACCCCCGCTACCGGCGCGATAACCAGGCGGGCGACCTGCGCGAGTAG
- a CDS encoding glycosyltransferase, with the protein MKLSLALLAEPVLAGARRLFWLSTWLLWIPMGVYIVALNRGHHLGLLQGALLVVSAIGLVVINIETTVVVYSCRRPYPWHHRGMVQRWGQALRSWCLGFSPRTDRARTRAGAAISGPSPSWVEPPSTASPSTVLPLVSIVVAAYLPNEQDIIEDTLIHWLTQVTPPAQGWEIILAYNTPTPLPVERRLRALAYRHPALVLLPVDHSHSKAENLNAALQMVRGEMTGIFDADHHPAPDCLGRAWAWLYQGRYDVVQGRNIIRNAQDSWLTQLIAVEFECIYGVSHYGRSLLADTALFGGSNGYWRTTALRQLGFHHTRLTEDIDTTVRGLLGGCRLVHDPAIVTTELAPDNLRGLWLQRQRWSQGWLEVAGLYLGRVLRSPHLDAAQKPYWALMLLFSQGFYPLVWQVVPMLLSIYISDRDRDLNFETLNLVLMGLLTLSVVLQVAVAMVLRPEASTYTRRHGLLYCLLSPVYFWLKALIGMVALVNHLSGSRVWHVTARTKRKPRKWMPALRGVK; encoded by the coding sequence ATGAAGTTGAGCTTGGCGCTGTTGGCTGAGCCGGTTCTGGCTGGGGCCAGGCGGCTGTTTTGGTTAAGCACCTGGCTACTGTGGATACCAATGGGGGTATACATTGTTGCGCTAAACCGAGGGCATCACCTAGGACTATTGCAGGGGGCCTTGCTGGTGGTTTCGGCCATTGGTCTGGTGGTGATCAATATTGAAACCACCGTAGTGGTTTACAGCTGCCGTCGCCCTTACCCCTGGCACCATCGAGGCATGGTACAGCGGTGGGGGCAGGCCCTGCGGTCCTGGTGCCTTGGGTTCTCCCCTAGAACCGATCGCGCTAGAACTAGGGCCGGGGCCGCAATTTCTGGCCCTAGCCCTTCATGGGTAGAGCCACCGTCGACAGCCAGCCCGTCGACGGTGCTGCCCCTGGTCTCGATTGTGGTGGCGGCCTACTTGCCCAACGAGCAAGACATCATCGAAGACACCCTGATTCACTGGCTGACCCAGGTGACTCCCCCGGCCCAGGGTTGGGAAATCATTTTGGCCTACAACACCCCCACGCCGCTGCCGGTGGAGCGTCGACTGCGGGCGCTGGCGTACCGTCACCCGGCCCTGGTGCTGCTGCCCGTGGACCACAGCCACTCTAAGGCCGAGAACCTGAATGCGGCGTTGCAGATGGTTCGCGGTGAGATGACCGGCATTTTTGATGCCGATCACCACCCTGCCCCCGACTGTTTGGGGCGGGCCTGGGCCTGGCTCTACCAGGGCCGCTACGATGTCGTCCAAGGCCGCAATATTATTCGCAATGCCCAAGATAGCTGGCTCACACAGCTGATCGCGGTAGAGTTTGAATGCATCTATGGGGTGAGCCACTACGGGCGATCGCTGCTGGCCGACACCGCTTTATTTGGCGGCTCCAATGGCTACTGGCGCACGACGGCCCTGCGTCAGCTCGGGTTTCACCACACCCGCCTAACCGAAGACATTGACACGACGGTGCGGGGGCTATTGGGGGGTTGTCGCCTGGTGCACGACCCGGCCATTGTCACCACGGAGCTAGCCCCCGATAATCTGCGTGGGCTATGGTTGCAGCGGCAGCGCTGGAGCCAGGGCTGGCTGGAGGTGGCGGGCCTTTACCTAGGGCGGGTGCTGCGATCGCCCCACCTAGACGCCGCTCAAAAACCCTACTGGGCGCTGATGCTGCTGTTTAGCCAAGGCTTTTACCCGCTGGTGTGGCAGGTGGTGCCCATGCTGCTAAGCATTTACATTAGCGATCGCGATCGCGACCTCAACTTTGAAACCCTCAACCTGGTGCTGATGGGCCTGTTGACCCTCAGCGTCGTGCTCCAGGTGGCGGTGGCGATGGTGCTGCGCCCAGAGGCATCGACCTACACCCGCCGTCACGGACTGTTGTATTGTCTGCTGTCGCCGGTTTACTTTTGGCTGAAGGCACTCATTGGCATGGTGGCCTTGGTCAACCATCTCAGCGGCAGTCGGGTGTGGCATGTCACTGCCCGCACCAAACGCAAACCCCGCAAGTGGATGCCAGCCCTGCGCGGCGTCAAGTAG
- a CDS encoding DUF1328 domain-containing protein: MLRYAIIFLVVALIAAFFGFSGVAGAAAGIAQILFYIFLAIFVISLIMNFLKRA, from the coding sequence ATGCTGCGTTATGCAATTATTTTTCTGGTTGTAGCCTTAATCGCCGCCTTCTTTGGCTTTAGCGGTGTGGCTGGTGCCGCCGCAGGTATTGCTCAAATTTTGTTCTATATCTTCCTAGCCATCTTTGTTATTTCTTTAATCATGAATTTCCTCAAGCGCGCCTAG
- a CDS encoding aldo/keto reductase, with the protein MTAAPPALPPLVLPEMGCGTWAWGNRLLWGYDPSMDDELQRVFDHCLSHGVTLFDSGDSYGTGRLKGRSEALLGQFAKTYTGPHRDTLCLATKLAAYPWRLTAGSVVSAGRASAQRLGRPIDLAQMHWSTANYAPWQEGPFLDGLMDLAAQGQVRAIGLSNFGPKRLKLAHQRLQSRGLTIATLQVQYSLLSTYPVTELGLKDLCDELGIRLIAYSPLALGLLTGKYSAQGPFPSGLRGLLFRQLLPKIQPLLDTVTAIATHRQKTAAQVALNWCLCKGTIPIPGAKSLAQAKQNTGALGWRLDAGEIEDLDRAAMGSDRQMVQNIFQSH; encoded by the coding sequence ATGACTGCTGCCCCCCCTGCTCTACCCCCCCTTGTTTTGCCCGAGATGGGGTGCGGCACCTGGGCCTGGGGCAACCGGCTGCTGTGGGGCTACGACCCGAGTATGGATGACGAGCTGCAGCGGGTGTTTGATCACTGTCTCAGCCACGGCGTCACCCTGTTTGACAGTGGCGACTCCTACGGCACCGGGCGACTCAAGGGTCGCAGTGAAGCATTGTTGGGGCAGTTCGCTAAGACCTACACCGGACCCCACCGCGATACTCTGTGCCTGGCCACAAAGCTAGCCGCCTACCCCTGGCGATTGACCGCTGGCTCGGTGGTCAGCGCCGGGCGGGCTTCGGCCCAGCGCCTGGGTCGCCCCATCGACCTGGCCCAAATGCATTGGTCTACCGCCAACTACGCCCCCTGGCAGGAAGGCCCCTTTCTCGACGGCCTGATGGATCTGGCTGCCCAGGGCCAGGTGCGGGCCATTGGCCTGTCAAACTTTGGTCCCAAGCGGCTGAAGCTAGCCCACCAGCGGTTGCAGTCGCGGGGGCTGACCATTGCTACCCTGCAAGTGCAGTATTCGCTGCTGTCAACCTACCCGGTGACCGAGCTGGGCCTGAAGGATCTCTGCGACGAACTGGGCATTCGGCTGATTGCCTACAGCCCCCTGGCCCTGGGTTTGTTAACGGGAAAATACTCGGCTCAGGGGCCGTTTCCCTCAGGATTGCGTGGGTTGCTGTTTCGCCAGCTGCTGCCGAAGATTCAGCCGCTGCTGGATACGGTGACGGCGATCGCCACCCACCGCCAAAAAACGGCGGCCCAGGTTGCCCTCAACTGGTGCCTGTGCAAGGGCACCATCCCGATTCCAGGGGCAAAATCGTTGGCTCAGGCCAAGCAAAACACTGGTGCTCTGGGCTGGCGGCTCGACGCCGGAGAAATCGAAGATCTGGATCGAGCTGCAATGGGCAGCGATCGCCAGATGGTGCAGAATATCTTTCAATCGCATTAG
- a CDS encoding alpha/beta hydrolase, with amino-acid sequence MARPLRAADTLVLEFGPFSRSISVESLVTFAETGVVDRSLAPFLRRLSPAQQQGLRSALTASRSVDVVPISQWFNSPMGDRSLEFLGQVVQTEAGLNGRQALRAAIVAAAADGELAPIDIVQHFPTSSLRLDLSQAGAIARQVQAEATVTRTIAAAIQQQSELEAAQSPLLDLEALPDLTQPGPYGSRQVSLTLNDASRDRTYAVDLFLPQTSAAVAGPLPVVVISHGLGDSRTTFFDLAAHAASHGLAVALPEHVGSNSTQKQALLTGLDHETFRAREFLDRPLDVSFLLDELERLNGSTFENRLKVDRVAVVGHSFGGYTALALGGASIDFERLARRCHPAANLLLDAAMVLECRALELQTDSAVMARFAQGTHDERVKLVMAFATVSNLFGPRGLGQIAVPTMVFGGEVDLLAPVVPQQVAAFSWLQSRDRYLYLGENTSHGPDFTKLATRFLYLDDAFDQGLDEALAATRGVNKSLVVAFSQVYLAEREDYRPFLTAAYVEAVSADPFRLHRVHDLPAAVVEQLESGLPGLE; translated from the coding sequence ATGGCCAGGCCGCTCAGGGCCGCCGATACCTTAGTGCTAGAGTTTGGCCCCTTCAGCCGCTCTATTTCGGTCGAGTCGCTGGTCACCTTTGCCGAAACCGGCGTGGTCGATCGGTCGCTCGCGCCCTTTTTGCGACGGCTCAGCCCGGCTCAGCAGCAGGGGCTGCGATCGGCGCTGACTGCCAGCCGATCGGTCGATGTGGTGCCAATTTCTCAATGGTTTAACAGCCCCATGGGCGATCGCAGCCTGGAGTTTCTCGGCCAGGTGGTTCAAACCGAGGCCGGGCTGAATGGACGGCAGGCGCTGCGGGCGGCGATCGTGGCCGCCGCCGCTGATGGTGAACTGGCTCCAATCGACATCGTGCAGCACTTTCCCACCAGCAGTCTGCGGCTAGATCTGTCCCAGGCCGGGGCGATCGCCCGCCAGGTTCAAGCCGAGGCCACCGTCACCCGCACCATTGCCGCCGCCATCCAGCAGCAGTCAGAATTAGAGGCTGCCCAGTCGCCGCTGCTCGATCTAGAGGCCCTGCCCGACCTTACCCAGCCCGGCCCCTACGGCAGTCGTCAGGTTTCTCTCACCCTGAACGATGCCAGTCGCGATCGCACCTACGCCGTCGACCTATTTTTACCTCAAACTTCAGCGGCGGTAGCCGGGCCGCTGCCCGTGGTGGTGATCTCCCACGGGCTGGGCGACAGCCGCACCACCTTTTTTGACCTGGCGGCCCACGCGGCCTCCCACGGCTTGGCGGTGGCCTTGCCCGAGCACGTGGGCAGCAACAGCACCCAAAAACAGGCCCTGCTCACTGGCCTAGACCATGAAACCTTTAGAGCACGGGAGTTTCTCGACCGCCCCCTGGATGTGAGCTTTTTGCTGGACGAGCTGGAGCGCCTTAACGGCAGCACCTTTGAGAATCGGTTGAAGGTTGACCGAGTAGCCGTCGTTGGCCACTCCTTTGGCGGCTATACTGCCCTGGCCCTGGGCGGGGCCAGCATCGACTTTGAGCGCCTGGCCCGCCGCTGCCACCCTGCCGCCAACCTACTGCTCGATGCCGCTATGGTGCTGGAGTGCCGTGCCCTAGAGTTGCAGACCGATTCAGCGGTGATGGCGCGCTTTGCCCAGGGCACCCACGATGAGCGGGTCAAGCTGGTGATGGCCTTTGCCACGGTGTCTAACCTGTTTGGCCCTCGGGGGTTGGGGCAGATCGCGGTGCCCACCATGGTGTTTGGCGGCGAAGTCGACCTGCTGGCCCCGGTGGTGCCCCAGCAGGTGGCCGCCTTTAGCTGGCTGCAAAGCCGCGATCGCTATCTATACCTGGGCGAAAATACCTCCCACGGGCCTGACTTTACCAAATTGGCCACGCGCTTTTTGTACCTAGACGACGCCTTCGATCAGGGCCTTGACGAAGCTCTGGCCGCCACGCGGGGGGTAAACAAGTCTCTAGTGGTGGCCTTTAGCCAGGTGTATTTGGCCGAGCGGGAAGACTATAGGCCGTTTTTAACCGCGGCCTACGTCGAGGCGGTCAGCGCCGATCCGTTTCGTCTCCACCGGGTGCACGATCTACCGGCAGCCGTGGTAGAACAACTAGAGTCTGGGCTACCCGGCCTGGAATAA
- a CDS encoding methylated-DNA--[protein]-cysteine S-methyltransferase: MSVTTELWIDTLPSAIGDILLVSDGGSLCALDFADYEARLLRLINKRFAAVTLTPCSNPQGFTDRLSAYLDGDLHSFDAVPVNPGGTPFQQQVWLALRQIPAGTVASYGELATRVGKPAAYRAVGMANSLNPVAIALPCHRVVGTQGQLTGYAGGLDRKQWLLRHEGVNLALGKRAVGQEQLSLGF, from the coding sequence ATGTCTGTGACCACTGAACTCTGGATTGACACCCTACCCTCGGCGATCGGTGACATTCTGCTGGTATCGGATGGGGGGTCGCTCTGTGCCCTCGACTTTGCCGACTACGAAGCTCGTCTGCTGCGGCTGATAAACAAGCGATTTGCCGCCGTCACCCTCACTCCCTGTTCCAATCCCCAGGGCTTTACCGATCGCCTCAGCGCCTACCTAGATGGCGATCTGCACAGTTTTGATGCGGTGCCCGTCAATCCGGGGGGCACGCCCTTTCAGCAACAGGTGTGGCTGGCGCTGCGGCAGATTCCGGCTGGTACGGTGGCCTCCTACGGTGAATTGGCGACCAGGGTTGGCAAGCCTGCGGCTTACCGCGCTGTGGGGATGGCCAACTCGCTGAACCCAGTGGCGATCGCCCTGCCCTGCCACCGGGTAGTGGGTACCCAGGGCCAGCTCACGGGCTACGCGGGCGGGTTAGACCGCAAACAGTGGCTGCTGCGCCACGAAGGCGTGAATCTGGCTCTGGGGAAGAGGGCGGTTGGGCAGGAGCAACTGTCGCTGGGGTTTTAG
- a CDS encoding P-II family nitrogen regulator — translation MKKIEAIIRPFKLDEVKIALVNAGIVGMTVSEVRGFGRQKGQTERYRGSEYTVEFLQKLKIEIVVEEAQVDTVVDKIISAARTGEIGDGKIFVSPVDEIIRIRTGEKNTEAV, via the coding sequence ATGAAAAAAATAGAAGCTATCATTCGCCCCTTTAAGCTCGACGAAGTTAAGATTGCCCTGGTCAATGCTGGCATTGTGGGGATGACTGTGTCGGAAGTACGCGGTTTTGGTCGTCAGAAGGGGCAAACCGAGCGCTACCGAGGCTCAGAATATACGGTCGAATTTTTGCAAAAGCTCAAAATTGAGATCGTGGTTGAGGAAGCCCAGGTGGACACCGTGGTCGATAAAATTATCTCTGCTGCCCGCACCGGAGAAATTGGCGACGGCAAAATCTTTGTCAGCCCCGTAGATGAAATTATCCGCATTCGCACCGGCGAAAAAAACACGGAAGCTGTGTAG
- a CDS encoding isochorismatase family cysteine hydrolase — MADSNLRPLGVEPNVWWVDDQVADVSRQALQPRLATLTTQTKQLRVDLSKTACLVIDMQNDFCHPDGWLASIGVDVAPARRAIEPLQGLLPSLRSAQVPVVWVNWGNRPDLLNISAGLRHVYNPNGAGVGLGDALPANGAPVLTKGSWAAAVVDELEQGPQDIWVDKYRMSGFWDTPLDSMLRNLGKTTLLFAGVNIDQCVMATLQDANFLGYDCILVSDCSATTSPDYCTLATVYNVNQCFGFVTDSAAIQAALGQV, encoded by the coding sequence TTGGCAGATTCAAACCTGCGTCCTCTGGGTGTTGAACCCAACGTTTGGTGGGTTGACGATCAGGTAGCTGACGTTAGCCGCCAAGCCCTACAGCCCCGTCTCGCCACCCTGACTACCCAGACCAAGCAGCTGCGGGTTGACCTCAGCAAAACCGCCTGCCTGGTGATCGATATGCAGAACGACTTCTGCCACCCCGACGGCTGGCTCGCCAGCATTGGGGTCGATGTCGCCCCCGCCCGCCGGGCCATTGAGCCGTTGCAGGGGCTGCTGCCCAGCCTGCGATCGGCCCAGGTGCCCGTAGTGTGGGTGAACTGGGGCAATCGCCCCGATCTGCTCAACATTAGTGCCGGGTTACGCCACGTCTATAACCCCAACGGGGCCGGCGTGGGTTTGGGCGATGCCCTACCCGCCAACGGAGCCCCAGTGCTCACGAAAGGCAGCTGGGCCGCAGCGGTGGTGGATGAGCTAGAGCAGGGGCCTCAAGACATTTGGGTCGATAAGTACCGCATGAGTGGCTTTTGGGATACTCCCCTCGACAGCATGCTGCGCAATCTGGGCAAAACCACTCTGCTCTTTGCCGGGGTCAATATCGATCAGTGCGTTATGGCGACCCTGCAAGACGCCAACTTTTTAGGCTACGACTGCATTTTGGTGAGCGATTGTAGCGCCACCACCTCTCCCGACTACTGCACCTTGGCCACGGTTTACAACGTCAACCAGTGCTTTGGCTTTGTGACCGATAGCGCCGCCATCCAGGCGGCTCTGGGACAAGTCTAG
- the mraY gene encoding phospho-N-acetylmuramoyl-pentapeptide-transferase produces MDAKFSTPNRLSLNGQGLFWLLSLGLSAAALGLDGVLDHSLGLGTSMTVPFLVAALGSSLAGFWGVPLLRALKTGQFIRAEGPQGHLKKAGTPTMGGAFFVPVAVITALVATGFARDALAVSALTLAYGAIGWIDDWQVIQRRSNKGISPRTKLGLQVAVAMLFCLWVLTSQPESITTVALPLGLGLPLGFLFWPLAGFVLVAESNATNLTDGLDGLMGGTGAIAFMGLAAIVAPSHPDLMVFCAAMAGACLGFLLHNHNPARVFMGDTGSLALGAALGAVGILSGNLFALLVLTLLFFAETLSVIIQVGYFKATKGPDGVGKRFFKMAPLHHHFELSGWSEIQVVGVAYALTAALATLALKMG; encoded by the coding sequence GTGGATGCGAAGTTCTCAACACCCAATCGGCTGTCGCTGAATGGTCAGGGGCTGTTTTGGTTGCTTAGCCTAGGTCTCAGTGCCGCTGCCCTAGGGCTAGATGGGGTTTTAGACCACAGTCTGGGCTTAGGCACCTCGATGACAGTGCCATTTTTGGTAGCGGCTTTGGGCAGCAGTTTGGCGGGTTTTTGGGGGGTGCCTCTGCTGCGGGCGCTCAAAACCGGTCAATTTATTCGCGCAGAAGGTCCCCAGGGACACCTGAAAAAAGCGGGCACTCCTACCATGGGTGGCGCTTTTTTTGTGCCTGTGGCGGTAATCACCGCGCTGGTGGCCACGGGGTTTGCCCGCGATGCCTTGGCGGTATCGGCTCTTACCCTGGCCTACGGGGCCATTGGCTGGATTGACGACTGGCAGGTGATTCAACGCCGCTCGAATAAAGGAATTTCGCCCCGCACCAAGCTGGGCTTGCAGGTTGCTGTGGCGATGCTGTTTTGTCTCTGGGTGCTGACCAGTCAGCCGGAGAGCATTACGACCGTGGCGCTGCCCCTGGGCCTGGGCCTGCCCCTTGGGTTTTTGTTTTGGCCCCTGGCTGGGTTTGTGCTGGTGGCTGAGAGCAATGCCACCAATCTTACCGATGGTCTCGATGGGCTGATGGGCGGCACCGGCGCGATCGCCTTTATGGGGCTAGCGGCGATCGTGGCCCCCAGCCACCCCGATCTCATGGTTTTCTGTGCCGCGATGGCCGGAGCCTGCCTGGGCTTTTTGCTGCACAACCACAACCCCGCCCGCGTCTTTATGGGCGACACGGGCTCCCTAGCTCTCGGGGCTGCCCTCGGAGCGGTCGGTATCCTCAGCGGCAACCTATTTGCCTTGCTGGTGCTCACTCTTTTATTCTTTGCCGAAACCCTATCGGTAATTATTCAGGTTGGCTATTTTAAGGCAACCAAGGGGCCAGACGGCGTTGGCAAGCGTTTCTTTAAGATGGCCCCTCTGCACCATCACTTTGAGCTGTCGGGCTGGTCTGAAATTCAGGTGGTTGGGGTTGCCTACGCCTTGACGGCCGCCTTAGCCACCCTAGCTCTCAAAATGGGTTGA
- a CDS encoding DUF3134 family protein, translated as MSEKIYNPSLRQVPRDAKAPILPSSGRSSILSWLEEIGRLRSRDVIETIPDEAENEEISDLMGNDDGFEEDDDTDLALDDDD; from the coding sequence ATGTCTGAAAAAATTTATAACCCCTCTCTGCGCCAGGTGCCCCGCGACGCCAAGGCACCTATTCTGCCGTCTTCTGGGCGATCGTCCATTCTGAGCTGGCTCGAGGAAATTGGCCGCCTGCGCAGCCGCGATGTGATCGAAACTATTCCTGACGAGGCCGAAAACGAAGAAATTTCAGACCTGATGGGCAATGATGACGGCTTTGAGGAAGATGACGATACCGATCTTGCCCTCGATGATGATGACTAA
- a CDS encoding PAP/fibrillin family protein gives MLGKAELLDAVASVNRGIAATPSDRTAIQAAAATLEGRNPTPRPLEASDRLNGDWLLLYTTSQELLNIDRIPLAALGPIYQCIRLAENRIYNIAEVNGPPLLSGLVAVAATLEPVSAQRVNVGFERGVVGLRQALGYRSPAQFIQALQSTPKFSLLQGLDFRINRDRSAGWLEVTYLDDDLRIGRGNQGSLFVLQRV, from the coding sequence ATGTTGGGTAAAGCAGAGCTACTCGATGCCGTGGCCTCGGTCAACCGAGGTATTGCGGCCACCCCCAGCGATCGCACCGCCATTCAAGCGGCTGCCGCCACCCTAGAGGGCCGCAACCCCACCCCTCGACCGCTAGAGGCCAGCGATCGCCTCAATGGTGACTGGCTACTGCTCTACACCACCAGCCAAGAGCTGCTAAATATCGATCGCATTCCCCTTGCTGCCCTAGGCCCGATCTACCAGTGCATTCGCCTGGCCGAAAACCGCATCTACAATATTGCCGAAGTCAACGGCCCACCCCTGCTCTCGGGCCTAGTGGCCGTGGCCGCCACCCTAGAGCCGGTCTCGGCCCAGCGGGTCAACGTGGGCTTTGAGCGCGGCGTGGTCGGTCTGCGCCAGGCCCTGGGCTACCGATCGCCCGCCCAGTTTATTCAGGCGCTGCAAAGCACCCCTAAGTTTTCGCTGCTCCAGGGCCTCGATTTTAGAATTAACCGCGATCGCTCCGCTGGCTGGCTCGAAGTCACCTACCTAGACGACGACCTACGCATTGGCCGGGGCAACCAAGGCAGTCTGTTTGTGCTGCAAAGGGTTTGA